Genomic segment of Benincasa hispida cultivar B227 chromosome 1, ASM972705v1, whole genome shotgun sequence:
ttagacgaatgctcaatcgtttagaagaaggcaaTATATCGTATAGAAAAAGCTCTACgattgagtgaactatcgtataatatcacttcacgatcgtttagtctctctttcagctattgtttagtgaatccaattcactttACAGCAAACCGTGAGTACCTTTATGAGAATGGAAATTTTgccaaatttaggaaaatatttttcgttttatctcacggttacataaaaccatcaataacctcccactcaattagttattagagaaaaagaaataattatccaataattaatattattataaatatatacgataaccaatttaccatattatatttataacctatagttttaatatttcatctcatgaaacatataaaccatagttctttttctattttatggtacttattataaatctcatttacattaatcctccacttgatgtatctcatatatcataccaaccatataatatataatcgaatttcttcttgtcaatttgaacatttcaaatcaacaccaagaactgattctcaacttgaatccattgagctaccaaggggaccttatggacctgtagcttgaagctccaatgatacatgaataactgactaaactctttagtcacgagcatctaccatccattaatttccgggcactccactaaagactggcaactgcacttttcttactacagatatattttatgtccatatcaaccaatcaacagtgtgataacccttcacaaattgcttgtaagtacagctgggccaataaacgttatgcccttatagttatatctaacttcttaagtactactgattcctcaaatgaacataagtcatagttctaccaTGATTgtgtcctctcttccaaagagaagctgtgaccactatgttcaagacttggaatcagcccttaagggagcactctatctacttacccctgcttcggggaatgagtgaattccatcttgtgtaactgagttcccagctcccaaatcagacaaatcccctaAAAAGTaaacatgttgagttggcaatctggccactctcacccatactaacaTGCTggccacttgtatatctcatatacatgcttaagtttacatacaataaccatggagctttgtttattggatatgagtaaatgtcaaataaaacaactcttgttttattcataacaatgtgtacagtttacaaactacgagactctgggagaattaggacaccaatcccaacgaTGAAAACCTGCCTGTTCAATACGTTGATAAAATGGGATAGTATGTTATGCAGATACCTCCCTTCTCCGATAACTCAAAACTACGGTAGAAGAACTATCCCATATCGATTGTGAATGATgtgtattttgttgatatagcTGTACAGGATTAGAGGACTAGACTCCATTacctaagaagttcaaattacattacataataaaatccatCACACAACAAAATCTATTTCGTAAGAatgaattagataaaataaattcattacataaaaagtacaattacataaaaaaatataagtacataaaaaaaatacaatgtatataaaagatacaattacatgaaaaatacaagtatataaaagatacaattacataaaaaatttaatgaccCGAAGAGGAAGTACCTAATGTGCGTTGTGGACAAGTACGTCTGTTATGTTCTTCTTTCTTGCAAATTGTACATTGAACTTTTTATCTTGCCTCTCCCCAATCCATTTAAATTAgcccaaataaaaataaaatagtatatccatgaatcatacatttaattcagcccaaatgcaaacaaaatgatgtatatataaagtaatcttcatttttataaacaaatacgtatattttcttaaatcaacccaacaaatagATCAACATAATCATCCAAAAAAAAATAGCCTAATAAAATCAGtccaacaaaatccaatttctaagttcTAACATATATCTAaagattatacatttaaatcatggatccataaactatacatttaattcagcccaaatacaaacaaaatgatatatatatgaaaattatacatttaaatcatggatcgataaactatacattttttaacttgatcctcatttttataaacaaatacatatattgagaaaaattaaagaaaaaactttacCTAAGGTGGACGACGACAAAGATTGGAGACAGCGGGTGGTAGATCGGCTAACAGCGGCAGCAACAAGAGAAAAAGCTCACGGCcggatggaggaagaaaagaggcTACGATGGTAATAgggaggaagaaaagaggcCATGACAACAAGAGAAAACGCTTcagatggaggaagaagaaggcgTTGCGACATTTAAGGGACCACTAAGTTGTATACCCGTAGGGTAATCGTGTACCGGTACACAATTACCTCGGTCAACGCTGCATGACTGCCACATTGGTAGTCTACGCATGCCAGATCACAGACACTCGTATACCAGGTACACAATTTAGTTCTAatcgtgtatcgggtacacgatttaaacGTAATCGTGTAACGGGTACACAATTAGaaaacctatttttgtcaatattatCCGctcaaccctatttttgttaataattattaaaaaaaaaatttccattttttattctaAAGTATTTCATATTTCCACTTCTTCAGCAAAAGAAAATTACTAAATTAGtcccaaaaaaaaacaaaaatcttttaaaataataattgaagCTAGACCAAATATAGTATCTACAGTATCCATAAGTGGTTGGCACTAGAGTGAGTCGATAGTAGTGGCCAATGGTGATTGTAACGGAAAGGGCACTAGAGGTGGTCGTCGAAGCATGTCACCAGCATTGATTGTTGCTGAAGTTGGTCATTAGTGACGACAGTGGCTAGCCGTAGAGTTATTGGAAACATTAGAGGGAAGGAGAGAGAAAGAGGTGAAGATGAAACTCGAACTTTAATAATGAATACCGTAAAAATTAGCGAAGTTGAATTATCTTACACTAAATTCATAAATTGGTAGGTCAAATATTGGGTTGAGTTTCAATTCAACCATGTCAATGTCTCCAACACCTTTTATGCCCTCTTCCTTTTCCTGATTTATTTTAGTTGTCACATAGGTGTCACCGACGATATTTTTCACTAAAGTGGTCGTGGGACGCCCAAAAAGGATTGGAGCGTCGGATGTGTGCGTGAGCGTTGCGGAGGAGTTGTGGGATCTAATGTGTGGGTGCGCGCTTTGTAGTGGGGTTGCAGAGTGTTGGAAAGGGTTTTTTTTTGGGGAAGGTTCTAACGTGTGGGCGCGCGCTTTGTGAGCGAGAGAGAGGAAATTGAGCGAGAGCGAGGAGCTAGATGCCCAATTTGCAAGCACGATAGTACATGTTGGTAATTTCATCGAAGCAAAAAGCAAATTGTGGAGAACTCCACAGAAACTACTTAGCCTGGAATCACTGAAGCATCGAGTCTCTAATACAGATTTGTtgggaaagaaaaaggaaggggAAAATGGATGGATTGCAGGAAATGGGGGTTCCAATGCTGGAGGTTATTGCGGCTGCAGCCATCACTTTCTACGCTGTAAGCTTTTCAGAGCTTTGACAGGTACACCTTTCTTTAATCTCTTCCCTCTTTTCATGTTTCATACCTTTGAAATTGAGGGAATGTAAAGAAATCATCCAGAGATTTGGATGAATCTGAGGATCAGAAAGGCGAGCAAGGAAGACTGAAAAGGAAGCTAAAATATGATAGTTTCATCTCTGATTTTCTTTAAACATTTTGTAAGATAATTTGCTCTTTTACAAGCctttcatttcttatttttccATGTCTGCTAAGTATTCAATAAAGGTTGCTTTTATTCATATCAAGCTGCTTTTATTCACAATACCATAGTTCATCTTAAAAATCTAGTATTGTTTGAGTGACATTTCTTAACAACATCCAAGACCTTTTTCTTTAAGACACAAGCTGATCCAACTATTGACCAGTACCTTCAAGCCGTTGGTTGTCTTGTAACTATTGGAAGCTACTTCTGAGCCTTCAATTGCTTCACTCTCTCTTCTGTAGCCTTCAGTGCTTTCCCATATTTGCTGATTATCtgcaaattacaaaaaaaatggtGGATAGCATATTCCAACAAACCATGTGGAATTGATACTCaatataataatgatatttttagCTTTCAGGATACCTCATCAACTTCTTGAGGAGAAATTGTAAGTGGTGGAGCCATCGTTATATTATCCCCTCCAGCTCGTACTATTAAACCATTTTTTCGACATTCATCTCCAAAATATTTACCAAGTCCTGTTTATATCAAACACATAACAAGCTATGAGCATAAGTATGACTCTGTTAAATCAAGATATATCTACCGTATTCCTAAATTTGTGATTTTGAGGTTATGCTGATCCAAAATTATCAGAATTTACGAGCTACACTATTTGTTAAGGATCTCACattggaaaaatcaaaagatcTTGTGCTCTTTATAAGGTAGATGAGTTACCCCTCTCGTTgccaattgattttgagatggaatctcatgttatctaatatggtatcagagcccatgaaGTCCAAACGGGTACTCGAAGTGAAGCCAAAAGAGACACCATTTTGAAGGGGCATGTTGAggatcccacattggaaaatttaaGAGATCTCACACTCTTTATGAGATAAATGAGTTACTTCTCTCATTGTCAAtttattttgagatgaaacctCTCATATGATCtaatagtgttttttttttttcagactAGGATTATTTGATCCAaattctcatatatatatatatatatatatattttcaagacATACCCCATTAAGATATAAAACATTAAGATGTATCTCTAACCACGGGAATTACATAAAACATACCCCATTCAGGAGGGAAGGGATCATTTGGTGATTTATTTTCTGCAAAATCTAAGGCGGACACCAAGCCAATCCCCCGAATCTGCAAAATCAAAGTCGCTGAAGAACTGAAGATACCCCAGATAGATTCATATGTCAAACTTAATTACTTGAGCAACACACTGTTTACCTCTCCAACGATAGGGCTATCAGAGAAAGCTTTTATACCATCTTGAAATCTTGGGGAGATTCTATTTACTTGCTCCACAATATTCCTTTCCCTACAATGatcaaatgaaattataaacTTACCCTCATTCTATCTGAGTTTGCATCGGAATAATTCCGTAGTATACTTCAAATCATGATTGTATCCTCAAACAAGGACACCAAAGGAACAATACTTGGTCCGATCCAAAAAAATGAATAGATATATCTTTGACATGTTTGTCCACTTTAAGGTTTCCCTGTCAttctaaacaaaaaattaaaaagttagaCCAAAAGAACAGGTGTAGGAACATACTGGTAGATCTTGAGTGTTTCAAGTGCAACAGCACATGCAACCGGGTGTCCAGAATAAGTAAATCCATGAGAAAAGGCACCTGGATGTAATATTATTGAAGAAAAACAATAGGTAAGTTACTGGAGTGGAAGATTATTAACTGTGATCAACTAGGTTTCATTGTATAAGTAGTGTACCTAGCTTGCTGCTTTGAGAGTGAATCACATCAGAGACTTCAGGGCTCACCATGACAGCTCCAATAGGCATGTATGCCGAGGAAAGTGCCTGAAGTGTGCAGTACATCGACTCAGGCTCAATGAAAACAATGAAACGCTTAAACTAAGCAAGATATTTGTAAAAGCTGAATATGTTCAAACTTCACCTTAGCTAGAGATACAAGGTCTGGTTTAATATTGAATTTATCGCATCCAAACATTGCCCCTACTCTTCCAAAGGCACATATTAcctatagaaaaaaaatatggaagaCAACGCCTCCTTTACATTGACATCATTCTCGTAAACAAGGTGAAATGATGAAcccaaaaattttaattttcaaagtaCCTCATCAGCAATAAAAAGTATATCATACTTCTTGAGCACGGCTTGGATCTGCAGTAACAATAGGAAACACTTCATTCTTCCCTTAATATTTTGCTTATTAGTTAGAATTTATATCAAGAATTAGAATATTAACAAAGAAACCTTTTGAACGACCTTACTTGAACAAGATTTGTTCTATAAGTTATACAACTGTATTCTTGAGTTCTAAACAAAGAAACCTTTTGAAGTTGTATGTATTCTAACGATGAGAGAAAATATGGGATGTATATAACAAAGAATAGACAGCTAAACAAGTAAAATCTTGTTGGTGCATGCTTGTGCAAATTTAAGCAGTTCATGATACTAAGAGATTACCTTTTCAAAATAAGTAGCAGGTGGAATAATTGCACCACCTGCTCCCATGATTGGTTCAGCAATGAATGCAGCAATCTGAAGTGGAAGAGAGAAAGGGTCAATTCTCAATTATGGTATCATGCCATTTTTATAATTCAAAGAATAGTATTCAAGTTTTTACTGTCTCTGGTCCCTCCTTGAGTATAAGGTCTTCCAAGTTTTTGGCTAATCTGGTTGAAAACTCTTCCTCTGTCTCACCTGATATAGGATGTTCACAAGTTAATGGCTGGAAATAAATTCAAAGAAAGTGAACTAAATATATAACCTAGCATATAGATCATAACCTGGAAGATGGTAACGCCAGTAATGTGGACAATCAGTGTGTAGAACAAATGGAGCTGGCATGTCAAAGTTCCGGTGCATAGGTGGAAGGCTGtggtaaaacaaaataatttgcGAGAGATGTCAGCCTCATCGATCGACTTGTTGCTCAAAGGTCGGTTCAAACTTCAAACCTAGCCCTGACTCGTTTCAACCTTTGCCCAAATTCATAATTTGACTGGGTCGACTCAACCATGTTTAGATCTACCCGTCGAACTGGTGCAGTGAAGTTCCAATAAAGAGGGTATAATAGATGTAAggtatattttgttttaattgaaCTTACCCTGAAAGACTGGCTGATACGAATGTCGTGCCATGATACCTGTTAGATAGAAAGGTAgtgataagaaaaataattgaagaGAACAAAGGAAATGGTACAAATCAACTCCAGCCAAGTGAGTTGAGCTTACCCTTTTGAGCGAGAAatgaattttttcttatttgGTCTTCCAAGTGCATTGTTATAGTACCATACCAGCTTCACCTATTACATGTTTTTTAAGCACCAAATGAATTAATTTGTTGCAGAGCTTTCTAAACCttgatgttattttattatttttgttcttcctttatttgctttttttttttttttttattcctataGAAATCAAAATTGGACAATTTTGAGTTTGGAGTAGAAAGAACCTGAGTGTCATTGGCTTCTGAACCACTACTTGTAAAAAATACTTTCCCCATTTTTCTAGCTGTGAACATTTCAAGTAGTTCCTTTGCCAGATCCTATCATTCATGAAAACATCAAGAACGCGAAACTAATCAAAAGAAGTTAAACAAGCATGCTTGGTagataatttaaaaacaaaaagttgaATACAAGGGATTCAATCAAAATAaagttatattttatgtttggtAGCTAATTGAgaaatttgattctaatttaaacatttttttaaatgtgtTTAACAATGTATTTATGAACCATAAAATTAGTTGCAATTACATATTAAATATTACGTTGAATATAAACTACAcgttttatgtattttttgtatatttattattttgtaatattatttaatttataatatattacatcatacatattttaaatttaaaaatcaatggAGTGTTTTTTCCCTCATAAGGAAGATGAATTGAGTTTAACTAAACATGacatattgtatttttaaatgttttttttaatctttatttcatataattctgcattttaaattttaaaattcaaaatctagatatactgaaaaccaaaaaatattgtttttagaatttatccTATTTAgatcacaaaatttgaaataaaacttttagaaacaaaatatacattatcttttaaaacatatttgttgaactaagtaaatttggaaaaatcttGATTGTGAATCAAACGGAGTAAAATTAGCATACCAAAGAAGGTTGGGTAGTATGATTCCAAAAGGAGTGATAAAATGGCAAGGTATTTAGTTGTGCAGTTGCTGCTTCCACAAGACGTGGTTCACTTCCCCCTACAAATTCCATTCCATTATGCCTTAACCAATTGActaagaatcaaagaatttaggGAAGAAAAAACAACTCCAATCATACAGCACTAATGTTAATGTTAGAATGTCTTTTAACCTGTTATTTGATGTTCTGAAGGACCAAACATAGGTCTTACCTCCTTATATTTCGAAgagtgtatatataataaaccTTATAACACTCGAGGTGTATATGCAATCTGTGTTCGTGAAATTTATCTCCATCCGTAGACGTAGTAAACACATTGTTAGTAAGCAATGTAACTCTTTATGTTGATTTCATaacaacaaaattattataCTTAGTACTTATGTTTGGCCAGATTCAAATTGAGGTTGCCTAAACTTACCTTCTCAATTTTCCTCcttccattattatttttacccttttttctctttcaagGAGTTTTGAAATactcttaattattgaatacTTCATCAGTatagtgtttaattatttttttaactcccaatatttttaaagattgcaaatataacaaagtATATCAACAATAGATTTAGAGATGTCTAAAAAACCCATAAAGTCGGGACTTGCCGAGGATCCCCGAATACTTGGGAAATGGACGAGGGAGTGgggatttttttcccatttgcAATTCGGGACTGGAGATGGGAATATATTCCCCGTCCTCGACCCCAACCCGTCCCGTGTCCCCCCACCCCACCCCGACTTTTGTgtacaaattataaatttataatatatatatctatattaaTATTGTAGACTTTGTTAGGATAATTatgaatgttttaattatttaagtttaagattttataactttaatttcTTAGATGTCGTTATATTTAAGATAAGATGttttaattgttgaattttaatttttataaattatgagaatttagcattttaattatatattttaaaattacatgTGTATTATCGTTTTTATTAGTAAAattgatgatattttatttaaataaaaattgtatTGGATAaggaattgttaaaaaaaatatttaattgaaataaacaaaaattgttagaaaaaaTAATGGTGGGAAAATTTTCCCAGTGGAATCCTTGTGGGGAATCTCTGCCCCGTTCTCTGTGGGAAAATTCGTGGGGACAGAGAGTAGAATAAGGGGGcggggacggggacggggaCTTCCATGTCCCCACCCCATGAACATATCTAGATACACTCTATTATTGGGAAATTTCTATAAGCAACATAGGCCATTATTGATAGATTTAGAGAGATGGATCATGCTATATCCGGTAATACTTTAGATATGATCATTATATTTGTAACTGTATGTTAATGTATGACGGTGATATGAACTATATCCAAAACTGAAAAATGATGGTGAAATGATTAATTGTGGTACCTAAGGATGTGCACCATAGACCAGCAAGAGCATCAAGATGCTTCCTTCCATAATTGTCATATACATATGAACCCTACATCACCATGGAATTCaaactaaaaacatatatcttCTAATATTAACCAGAAACAGAATGAAGATATCTAGAAGAATACCTCAGATCTTTTTATGATTACGGGATTCACATTGGCGCTCTCCCATCCTGAAGTAAAAGGTGCAAGCATATCATGTCCCTTCACCCTGTAATTAAACCATGTTTGTGGCTAATGTCAAACTTTGCATAAGAATGCTGAGAAGAAATAAACTATGCAAGGTCTAAATAGTTAAAGCtccgtttggtaattatttcgCTTTTTgtatttaaacttaatttcttatcataatttgtatatttcttTAGTATAAAGGTTAAAcccttagccaaattttaaaaataaaaacaagtttaaaaaaaaaaaaaaattttaggttttaaaatttggttttgtttttaaaaacatcagtgaaaagtaaaaaatgaaTCAAGAAACTTAAATTTGGAATGAgcgtttataaatttaatttttaaaataataataataataaaaacaattggTTACGAAACGATATCCGATATCGTATGTACTTACTCTTCTTGTGCTAAGGCCTCTGTACTGTGTAAGTGGGACAAGAAAGGAGCCAGGAAGACATGGTCCCGTGAAGCTCTTCTAGAAGACGTGGCCACTTTTGTAAAGGTACCAAACTGCAAAAGgacaaaaatagaatatatatatatatataatataaccatGAGTACCTTTATAACTTTTAGCTCATAACTTGTACGATTATGtgaaatttatagttttattttgatatatagATTCTATGGAATTTATTAAGGATATATAtcttaattaatgaaatagtctATACCTAT
This window contains:
- the LOC120068092 gene encoding gamma aminobutyrate transaminase 1, mitochondrial-like produces the protein MPILNQFLRSTLKSEFGTFTKVATSSRRASRDHVFLAPFLSHLHSTEALAQEEVKGHDMLAPFTSGWESANVNPVIIKRSEGSYVYDNYGRKHLDALAGLWCTSLGGSEPRLVEAATAQLNTLPFYHSFWNHTTQPSLDLAKELLEMFTARKMGKVFFTSSGSEANDTQVKLVWYYNNALGRPNKKKFISRSKGYHGTTFVSASLSGLPPMHRNFDMPAPFVLHTDCPHYWRYHLPGETEEEFSTRLAKNLEDLILKEGPETIAAFIAEPIMGAGGAIIPPATYFEKIQAVLKKYDILFIADEVICAFGRVGAMFGCDKFNIKPDLVSLAKALSSAYMPIGAVMVSPEVSDVIHSQSSKLGAFSHGFTYSGHPVACAVALETLKIYQERNIVEQVNRISPRFQDGIKAFSDSPIVGEIRGIGLVSALDFAENKSPNDPFPPEWGLGKYFGDECRKNGLIVRAGGDNITMAPPLTISPQEVDEIISKYGKALKATEERVKQLKAQK